The nucleotide window GAACCTTTTTGAAAACAGGATAAACGTCAGGTGCAAGGATTGCTTGCCCTGGTTTCCTCCGACGCACCGCTATCGCGGTTTAGCGAAGGATTGCCGCCCTTTTGGGCGTGCGGTGCATGGTCATCATGTCCGGCGTCCCGTTTTCAAAAAAACAATTAGTGCCGCTTGTTGCGGTGGCAGAGACATAGGCATTGGTCCGGAACATTGCAACCAAAGACGTTTGTGGACTGACAATTGTCCAAATGGTGTGGCGAGTGAGCAACGAAGACAAGGCTGGCTGATAGCTCCGGTAAAACGAAGATCAGGCGCGCTTGCGGCGCACCTGATCTGCTTGATTGGAGGGCTTTTTAACGAGGCTTACAGCTCGTTGGCAGCGGTTGAGCGGATCTTTTCCCAGTTCTGAGCGGCCTTGGCGATGGTACCTGCTTCATCCTTCTGGAATTCGCGAAAGATCTCCTCATTCAGGAAGAGATACAGCTTGTCGTCAACAACCGCGGCAAACTGAGGGTCGCCGTCGAATTTCTTGCCGACCGAAACGCCAAAAGTACAGAAACCACCGTTTTGCGGAAGATACGCGGCCGGGTCGGCTGTGAATTTGTCCATGGTTTCCTTTGAAGAGAAGTAATAGGCAACGTCATCATGAACGGCTGTATGACGGGCCGCGCCATCGATCCGGTTGCCAAGACTGACGAATGCGACAGGATCGACACCATGCATTCCAAGGGCGGCTCCGGCGGCTGTCAGACCACTGGATGTGTTGTACTCGTCTGCCGAAAACGCGGGGCTGGACAGATTGGCAATGCTCAGAAGCGCTGCTGCAACAAGTGTCTTGGACAAGGACATTTTATATTCTCCTGACTATGGGTTTGAGAGTTGGTGGCCGATTTGCGTTGTGACCAAGAGCACTTTGCGTTCGGGCCGCTGATTGATCCATGCGCAAAGATCCCTTAAAATTTGCAGATCGTCCGGCGGGTCGCTTAAATAGAAAACACCGGCTGTAAACCGGTGTCTTTCGCTCAAAGATGTGGGCAGGATTGCAAGCAGGTCGCTGCGTCGAGCGCATTCACGCAGCCTGAGGTTCGGCAACATCCGGTTTGTGAAGAGAAACCACGGTCAGAACCGCAATGGCGTTGACGATGTAATAGGCAAGATCGATGCCCTTGAAGCCAAGGACGAGCGGCGCCGCCAGGAAGACGACACCTACCGCAAAATCAACGATCAAATGGAACGAATAGGGCAGGACCCGGATCAGACCTGTCTCGTGATCGGTCAACAGGGTGAGGATCAACGCCGCGACACCGGTGACGACTGAAAGCCAGAAGGCAAGGGGATTGGACTGGCCCAGATTGAGTGCCATTGGCAACGCAATGAGGCCAAGTGCGACCGGATAGTCCAAATAGGCATGGATGGATTTGGTGACAAAGCGAATGTTCATATCAAGCTCCTAATTAAAGACTGGATGGAGGCGGATACCTCTCGAGACTTAAGATGATCCGGGTGGGCCGATTGATCCATGCGCGAAAATCCTCGAAAATTGATCGAGCGTCCGGGAGGCTTGCGACTTTTGCCTGAAAGCTGCAATACAAGATTTGAACAAGCCTGATGACGGAAAGCCATGAGACACGATGCACTTAGCCAGATCCTGGACGCGCTGAAGCTGCGCGGGTCGATCTATTTTCACACCAACTTTTCACCGCCCTGGGCAGTTCAGGTGCCAGCCTTTGGCAACGTTGCTCGGTTCCATATGGCGATGCGTGGCGCCTGCTGGCTCCAGGTCGAAGGGCATTCTAGTCCCATCTATCTTGCTACCGGGGACCTCGTCGTCATTCCGCATGGTGCAGCACATGTCCTTTGCGATGAAGTTGGAAGGGAGGCAACGACCGTAGACCAGGTTCTTCAGGAAACCGGGTATTCAGGCGAAGGAGCGCTCTATTTCGGCGGGCCCGAAGAAGAACAAAGCTGCAAGCTGTTTTGCGGTCATTTTGAGTTTGAGGACGGATCCGTGCACCCGATCCTGGAGGCTTTGCCTGAGGTTATCCATGTCCCCAATACCGAGACAATGAACGCATTCTGGCTGGAAACGGTGATGCGTTTCGTTGCCAGTGAAGTCCGCGCGACCCTGCCAGGTTCAGATGCCATCGTGCACAGGCTGACGGAGATCATCTTCATTCAGGTGGTGCGCACATTCGTCGATCAACAGGGGGACAGGGCAGGGTGCCTCGCAGCCGTCCTCAATCCAAGGCTCGGACGCTCTATGTCCCAGATCCATCTGGCACCCGAGCAACCCTGGACGGTTGAAACGCTCGCTCGCGAGGCCGGCATGTCGCGCACTGTGTTTGCCGAGCGTTTTACCGATCTCGTCGGGATGACACCGCTCGCCTATGTCACGCATTGGCGTATGGAAAAGGCGCGTCGGGATATTCGGGAAACGGACCTGCCACTTATCGATATTGCGGAGAATATCGGCTACAGCTCAGAAGCCGCCTTCAACCGCGCCTTCAAACGTCAGTTCAACCAGACGCCAGGTCAAATGCGGCGTGTTGGCGACGCGACTTCCCTAGGTCAGGCATGACAGAGGCACACCTTGGCCGGTGATCAAAGCCTGCTCTTGCTGCAACCGAGAGCACCAAATGCGCTTATCTCATACGATCGAAACTCGTTTGCCGTGCCTAGTGAGTTCGTGTTCCACCCTTCTGGAAAAGCAGAATATCCAACAGAAACGGAACGTTGACTGCGCCCAGGAATGTTGGGGTCACCAGCGTTCCCTTTTCCACGAACTCTATGACACCCAATTGCGAATACAGTTCGAACAACCGCCCAGAACCTTCCGTGAAATTGCTTTCAAGCGCATGTTTGGGATCTGAGAAGAAGTGGCGCAGCATCATGAGCGTTTCGATAGAAAACGTTTCGTGGTGGTCCCAAAGGGGAGAAAACGTCACGGTGAAATCGCGGATCGGTTCGATATCGCCACCGAGATGGTCCATCTGAGCGGATTGTGCATCATAGAAATCGGGCAGAAACTTGATGCCATAGTCGGTGAGCGTATGGGCTTTCAGGATCTCTTTCAGGTTCTCAGGGACACCATCCGGATCCTCTTCGGTGTAGCCCAGATAGGACAGACGCGTATAAAGTTCGTTTGTCACGGATGTCACACCCGTCATGAACACAGGGGTTTTGTCCTCTGCCAGAAGGTTGATGCAACCTTGCAGATTTGATCTGTCACCCTTGCTCAAAGCATGAAACATGAAACAGGTCTCGGCCCACCAGTGCAAATGCTTCGGGTCGTCCGATACTGTATGCAGGACGAATTCCTCGTCAGCACCGTTGGTCACGGTTTTCGAAAACGCACCCTGCTTATCATTCATTGGTTGATCCGGAAGTGTTTGAGTTTGAAACAAAAAAGGGCGGCCCAGGCCGCCCTTTCAAACACAGGTTTAAGTATGCGGTCAACCAATGATGCCATTCAGCGTTGCGCTCGGGCGCATGACCGCATCGACTTTCGCCTGGGGCGCATGATAGTAGCCGCCAGTGTCGGCCGGGCTACCCTGAACGCCATTGAGTTCGCTGACGATTGTCGCTTCCCCGTCGGAAAGTGCGGCTGCAATCGGTGCAAAATGTGATTTCAGGTCTGCATCCTGATCCTGGTCGCTGAGTGCTTTTGCCCAATAAAGCGCGATGTAGAAATGGCTGCCGCGGTTGTCGAGGCCGCCGACACGACGGGCCGGGGACTTGTCATTGTCGAGCAGGCCTTCAATCGCCTTGTCCAGGGCATCTGCAAGAACCTGGGCCTTGTCATTGCCCTTGGCGTTGGCAAGGTGCTCCAGAGAAGCCCCGAGAGCACAGAATTCACCGAGCGAATCCCAACGCAGATAATTTTCTTCCTGCAACTGTTGAACGTGCTTTGGAGCTGACCCGCCGGCGCCGGTCTCAAACAGGCCAC belongs to Roseibium porphyridii and includes:
- a CDS encoding YHS domain-containing (seleno)protein, encoding MSLSKTLVAAALLSIANLSSPAFSADEYNTSSGLTAAGAALGMHGVDPVAFVSLGNRIDGAARHTAVHDDVAYYFSSKETMDKFTADPAAYLPQNGGFCTFGVSVGKKFDGDPQFAAVVDDKLYLFLNEEIFREFQKDEAGTIAKAAQNWEKIRSTAANEL
- a CDS encoding AraC family transcriptional regulator produces the protein MRHDALSQILDALKLRGSIYFHTNFSPPWAVQVPAFGNVARFHMAMRGACWLQVEGHSSPIYLATGDLVVIPHGAAHVLCDEVGREATTVDQVLQETGYSGEGALYFGGPEEEQSCKLFCGHFEFEDGSVHPILEALPEVIHVPNTETMNAFWLETVMRFVASEVRATLPGSDAIVHRLTEIIFIQVVRTFVDQQGDRAGCLAAVLNPRLGRSMSQIHLAPEQPWTVETLAREAGMSRTVFAERFTDLVGMTPLAYVTHWRMEKARRDIRETDLPLIDIAENIGYSSEAAFNRAFKRQFNQTPGQMRRVGDATSLGQA